The following proteins are encoded in a genomic region of Glycine max cultivar Williams 82 chromosome 18, Glycine_max_v4.0, whole genome shotgun sequence:
- the LOC100781302 gene encoding ERBB-3 BINDING PROTEIN 1-like has translation MSDDEREEKELDLSSAEVVTKYKTAAEIVNKALKLVISECKPKAKIVDICEKGDSYIREQTGNVYKNVKRKIERGVAFPTCLSINNVVCHFSPLASDEAVLEEGDILKIDMACHIDGFIAVVAHTHVLQEGPVTGRAADVIAAANTAAEVALRLVRPGKKNKDVSDAIQKVAAAYDCKIVEGVLSHQMKQFVIDGNKVVLSLSNPDTRVDEAEFEENEVYAIDIVTSTGDGKPKLLDEKQTTIYKRAVDKSYHLKMKASRFIFSEISQKFPIMPFSARALEEKRARLGLVECVNHELLQPYPVLHEKPGDFVAHIKFTVLLMPNGSDRITTHPLQELQPTKTIDDPDIKAWLALGTKTKKKGGGKKKKGKKGEKADESAEAEPMDSTNEATPQE, from the exons ATGTCGGACGATGAAAGGGAGGAGAAAGAGTTGGATCTCTCTTCTGCCGAAGTTGTCACCAAATACAAAACCGCTGCTGAGATCGTTAACA AGGCCTTGAAGCTAGTTATTTCAGAATGTAAACCAAAGGCGAAGATTGTGGATATTTGTGAGAAAGGGGATTCATACATTAGAGA GCAAACTGGAAATGTGTACAAGAATGTGAAGAGGAAGATTGAGAGAGGTGTTGCTTTCCCAACATGTTTATCAATCAACAACGTTGTCTGCCATTTCTCTCCACTAGCCAGTGATGAGGCCGTGTTGGAAGAAGGTGATATATTGAAAAT TGATATGGCATGCCATATAGATGGGTTCATTGCTGTGGTAGCTCACACCCATGTTCTTCAGGAAGGTCCTGTTACTGGAAGGGCAGCTGATGTCATTGCTGCTGCTAATACTGCTGCTGAGGTGGCCTTGAGGCTTGTCAGGCCGGGAAAGAAG AACAAGGATGTAAGTGATGCAATTCAAAAGGTTGCTGCTGCCTATGACTGTAAAATTGTTGAGGGTGTTCTTAGCCACCAAATGAAGCAGTTTGTTATTGATGGGAATAAAGTTGTGCTTAGTTTGTCTAATCCAGACACAAGGGTTGACGAAGCAGAGTTTGAGGAGAACGAAGTTTATGCAATTGATATAGTAACAAGCACTGGGGATGGCAAG CCTAAGCTGTTGGATGAGAAGCAGACAACTATTTATAAGAGGGCTGTTGACAAGAGTTATCACTTGAAGATGAAAGCGTCTAGGTTCATTTTCAGTGAAATAAGCCAAAAATTTCCAATCATGCCATTCTCTGCTAG GGCTTTGGAAGAGAAAAGAGCTCGACTTGGTTTGGTGGAATGCGTCAACCATGAGCTCTTGCAGCCATATCCTGTTTTGCATGAAAAGCCTG GTGATTTTGTTGCACATATCAAATTCACAGTCTTGTTGATGCCAAATGGATCGGATCGAATCACAACTCATCCACTCCAAGAATTGCAGCCCACAAAAACAATAGATGATCCTGATATTAAGGCCTGGCTAGCCTTGGGCACAAAGACAAAGAAGAAAGGTggtggaaagaagaaaaaag GTAAGAAAGGGGAGAAGGCAGATGAGTCAGCTGAAGCTGAGCCTATGGACTCAACAAACGAGGCCACTCCTCAAGAGTGA
- the LOC102667098 gene encoding uncharacterized protein, translated as MASKSNSDKLEDAIAKLTIHQLSLSESLQTMTHKLNTLISTLTTKSPEPSPTSPPHVSPSSPSSPHPRVKLDEPRFDGSDPLGWIFKITQFFEYHHTPDHDRLTIASFYMDDRALKTTVQAYLSEFEDLANRVVGLPPHFLLSCFVSGLNADIRREVQPLQPLTVTQAAGLARLQEEKLFERAQFGFNCDERYHRGHRCNSRVNLLVADEDERPVEDYTLLGLEPDPSDPSIVNEAQLNLHSLTGPLAPETLRFSGLIADHQVLILVDGGSTHNFIQDSMITGFGLIPRPTTPLKVMVGNGQFLRCQQVCQAVPLTIQNIVFIVDLHVLPLCGAHVVLGVQWLRSLGPVLMDYTSLSMKFMHQGQIIEFKGDDTSTLQPLTSTQVRRLVRTARATVYFHLSVIPLDTSPSDTPNLSYPPAIQSLLTKFASLFQPPTALPPSRSTDHHIHLTSNSQPVNVRPYRYPHYQKTEIESQVASMLQRGIIRSITSPFSSPVLLVRKHDGTWRFCVDYRALNALTIKDHFSIPTIDELLDELGGASWFSKLDLLQGYHQILMTEEDIYKTAFPTLHGHFEFRVMPFGLCNAPSSFQATMNTIFRPYLRQFIIVFFDDILIYSATLEDHVLHLEQAFQILLQEQFVLKLSKCTFAQPQVEYLGHVVSAQGVEPVMAKVQAIQQWLEPHSGRALRSFLGLAGFYRRFIRGYATIAAPLTKLVTAEPFQWTDEARAAFTHLKQVLTSTPVLRLPDFSLPFTVETDASGTSMGVVLTQQGHPIAYFSKAFPPKLMGASTYVRELFAITAAVKKWRLYLLGRRFHILTDHRSLKELLTQVIQTPEQQMYLARLMGYDYTIMYRSDSSNKAADALSRLPKSSSTNLMLLSVPCFTFLQELRQQLTQNTEFT; from the exons ATGGCCTCGAAATCCAATTCTGACAAGTTGGAAGACGCCATAGCCAAGCTCACCATCCATCAACTCAGCCTCAGTGAAAGCCTGCAAACCATGACTCATAAGCTCAATACCCTCATTTCTACCTTGACAACCAAATCTCCTGAACCTTCCCCAACCTCACCACCACACGTTTCCCCGTCTTCGCCCTCATCCCCTCATCCTCGCGTCAAGCTCGATGAGCCCCGGTTCGATGGGTCTGATCCATTGGGTTGGATATTCAAAATCACTCAATTTTTTGAATATCACCACACCCCAGACCACGACCGGCTCACCATCGCGTCCTTTTACATGGACGACAGAGCTCTG AAAACCACAGTGCAGGCTTACCTCTCTGAATTCGAAGATCTTGCGAACCGCGTTGTCGGTCTCCCACCTCACTTCCTCCTCAGCTGCTTCGTTTCGGGCCTCAATGCTGACATCCGTCGCGAGGTTCAACCCTTGCAACCATTGACGGTCACCCAAGCTGCTGGTCTTGCTAGATTGCAAGAGGAGAAGCTCTTCGAG AGAGCTCAGTTTGGCTTCAATTGCGACGAACGATACCATCGTGGTCATCGTTGCAATTCTAGGGTAAATCTCTTAGTGGCTGATGAAGACGAGCGCCCCGTAGAAGACTATACCCTATTGGGCCTGGAACCCGACCCGTCTGACCCATCAATTGTCAACGAGGCCCAACTAAATTTACACTCCCTCACTGGACCCTTAGCACCTGAAACTCTGCGTTTCTCCGGCCTCATTGCTGATCATCAGGTGCTCATCCTTGTAGATGGGGGGAGCACCCATAACTTCATTCAGGACTCCATGATTACTGGATTTGGCCTTATCCCTCGTCCTACCACACCTCTGAAAGTTATGGTGGGTAATGGGCAATTCCTTCGGTGTCAACAAGTCTGCCAAGCGGTACCACTGACAATTCAGAACATTGTCTTCATCGTTGACCTTCACGTGTTGCCTCTCTGTGGTGCACACGTTGTCTTGGGGGTCCAATGGCTACGTTCCCTTGGTCCAGTCTTAATGGACTATACCTCTCTCTCGATGAAATTCATGCATCAGGGACAAATTATTGAATTTAAGGGTGATGATACTTCCACCCTTCAGCCTCTTACTTCAACCCAAGTCCGGCGTCTGGTTCGCACTGCCAGGGCCACCGTCTACTTCCACCTTTCCGTTATTCCCCTAGACACTTCCCCTTCTGATACACCCAATCTTTCTTACCCTCCTGCTATTCAGTCACTTTTAACCAAATTTGCTTCCCTATTTCAACCCCCCACTGCTCTCCCTCCTTCCCGATCGACAGACCACCATATCCACTTAACCTCAAACTCACAACCCGTCAATGTCCGCCCATATAGATACCCCCATTATCAAAAGACTGAGATTGAATCCCAAGTTGCTTCTATGTTGCAGAGAGGGATAATTCGTTCAATTACAAGTCCCTTTTCTTCTCCGGTTCTTCTTGTCCGAAAACACGATGGAACCTGGAGATTTTGCGTGGATTATAGAGCGCTTAATGCCCTCACTATTAAGGATCATTTTTCGATACCCACGATAGATGAGTTATTGGATGAATTAGGTGGTGCTTCCTGGTTCTCTAAATTAGATTTATTACAAGGCTATCATCAGATTCTCATGACTGAAGAAGACATCTACAAAACTGCCTTCCCTACACTCCATGGGCACTTTGAATTCAGGGTGATGCCCTTCGGGCTATGCAATGCACCCTCGTCTTTTCAAGCTACGATGAATACCATCTTTCGCCCTTACCTTCGTCAAttcattattgttttctttgatgacattCTGATTTATAGCGCCACGTTGGAGGATCACGTGCTTCATTTGGAGCAAgcttttcaaattttgttgCAGGAACAATTCGTTTTAAAGCTCTCCAAGTGTACATTTGCGCAGCCTCAGGTTGAATACCTGGGTCATGTTGTATCAGCACAGGGTGTGGAACCAGTCATGGCCAAGGTCCAGGCTATACAGCAATGGCTGGAACCGCATTCGGGGCGCGCACTCAGGAGTTTTTTGGGTCTTGCTGGTTTTTATAGACGCTTCATTCGCGGCTATGCAACCATCGCAGCTCCTTTGACCAAATTGGTCACGGCGGAACCTTTTCAGTGGACCGACGAAGCTCGTGCTGCCTTCACTCACCTCAAGCAAGTGTTGACCTCCACTCCTGTCTTGCGGTTGCCggatttctctcttcccttcacGGTGGAGACGGATGCTTCGGGAACAAGCATGGGAGTCGTGTTGACCCAACAGGGACATCCCATTGCGTATTTTAGCAAAGCTTTTCCTCCAAAATTAATGGGTGCCTCGACATATGTTCGAGAATTGTTCGCGATCACCGCCGCCGTTAAGAAATGGCGCCTGTATCTCCTTGGCCGTCGTTTCCACATCTTAACGGATCATCGCAGTTTGAAGGAGTTGCTTACTCAGGTGATTCAAACACCTGAGCAACAGATGTATCTCGCTCGCTTGATGGGCTACGATTACACCATCATGTATCGTTCTGATAGCTCTAATAAAGCTGCTGATGCACTCTCCAGACTGCCGAAATCTTCTTCCACTAATTTAATGCTTTTGTCAGTACCCTGTTTCACCTTTTTGCAGGAACTTAGGCAACAATTGACACAGAACACTGAATTCACTTAA